One Paracidovorax avenae ATCC 19860 genomic region harbors:
- a CDS encoding NAD-dependent epimerase/dehydratase family protein yields MRILLTGSTGMVGRNFLEHPAIHEFEVIAPGRDALDLLDYAGVERFVAEHRPDAVVHAAGIVGGIQANMADPVRFLLGNLDMGRNIVMAARAAGVPRLLNLGSSCMFPRGWDTPLREDMVLTGELEPTNEGYALAKILVARLCDYVSREPGGLSYKTLIPCNLYGRHDKFSPDVSHLVPAILQKIHQAKSEGAREVEIWGDGNARREFMYAGDLADCMVEALRRFDSLPPVMNVGLGTDLTINDYYRVGAEVVGYAGGFRHDLTKPVGMKRKLVDTSVAGQWGWHASTSLQEGMRKAYDYYLGLS; encoded by the coding sequence ATGCGTATTCTTCTGACCGGATCCACCGGCATGGTGGGGCGCAATTTCCTGGAGCATCCCGCCATCCACGAGTTCGAGGTCATCGCGCCCGGGCGTGATGCGCTGGACCTGCTGGACTACGCCGGTGTCGAGCGCTTCGTCGCCGAGCACCGGCCAGATGCCGTCGTGCACGCAGCGGGCATTGTCGGAGGCATCCAGGCCAACATGGCCGATCCGGTGCGCTTCCTGCTGGGCAACCTGGACATGGGGCGCAATATCGTGATGGCAGCCCGGGCAGCCGGGGTGCCCCGGCTGCTCAATCTCGGGAGTTCCTGCATGTTTCCCCGCGGATGGGATACGCCGTTGCGCGAGGACATGGTGCTGACCGGCGAGCTCGAACCCACCAACGAGGGTTACGCGCTGGCGAAGATCCTGGTGGCCCGGCTGTGCGACTACGTCAGCCGGGAGCCCGGCGGCCTTTCCTACAAGACGCTGATTCCCTGCAACCTCTATGGCCGCCACGACAAGTTCTCGCCCGATGTGTCCCATCTGGTGCCCGCCATCCTCCAGAAGATCCACCAGGCCAAGTCCGAGGGGGCTCGGGAAGTGGAGATATGGGGCGACGGCAATGCGCGCCGGGAATTCATGTACGCGGGCGACCTGGCGGACTGCATGGTGGAAGCGCTCCGCCGTTTCGACAGCCTGCCTCCCGTGATGAACGTGGGGCTGGGGACCGATCTCACCATCAACGACTATTACCGCGTGGGCGCGGAGGTGGTGGGCTATGCGGGCGGCTTCCGGCACGATCTGACCAAGCCCGTGGGCATGAAGCGCAAGCTCGTCGATACCTCCGTGGCCGGGCAGTGGGGTTGGCATGCGTCCACGTCCCTGCAAGAGGGAATGCGCAAGGCCTACGACTACTATCTCGGCCTTTCCTGA
- the gmd gene encoding GDP-mannose 4,6-dehydratase: MKTALITGITGQDGAYLAELLLEKGYTVHGIKRRTSLINTERIDHLFQDPHTPDPKFILHYGDMTDSLSLVRIIQKIQPDEIYNLAAQSHVAVSFEEPEYTANSDALGPLRILEAIRILGLEKTCRFYQASTSELYGLVQEIPQRESTPFYPRSPYAAAKLYAYWITVNYREAYGIYACNGILFNHESPIRGETFVTRKITRALARIKLGMQEQLFLGNLDAKRDWGHARDYVEAQWLMLQQDRPEDFVIASGIQYSVRDFVDAAAKEMGMSLSWQGEGIDEKGYDEAGRLRVSVDPRYFRPTEVETLLGDPSKAREALGWVPRTSFGDLVREMAQADLKMAERDQLCRDQGFLRGGRA; encoded by the coding sequence ATGAAAACTGCACTCATCACCGGAATCACCGGCCAGGACGGGGCCTACCTCGCGGAGCTGCTGCTCGAGAAGGGATACACGGTCCACGGGATCAAGCGCAGGACCTCCCTCATCAACACAGAGCGGATCGACCACCTTTTCCAGGACCCGCACACACCCGACCCGAAGTTCATCCTGCACTATGGCGACATGACGGATTCGCTGTCGCTGGTGCGCATCATCCAGAAGATCCAGCCCGATGAGATCTACAACCTGGCAGCGCAGAGCCACGTGGCGGTGTCGTTCGAAGAACCCGAATACACGGCGAACTCCGATGCGCTCGGCCCGCTGCGGATCCTCGAGGCCATCCGCATCCTGGGGCTGGAGAAGACCTGCCGCTTCTACCAGGCATCCACTTCCGAACTGTATGGCCTGGTGCAGGAAATCCCGCAGCGCGAGAGCACGCCGTTCTATCCGCGCTCGCCCTACGCGGCGGCGAAGCTCTATGCCTACTGGATCACGGTGAATTACCGTGAGGCCTATGGCATCTATGCCTGCAACGGCATCCTGTTCAACCATGAGTCGCCCATCCGGGGAGAGACGTTCGTCACGCGCAAGATCACGCGTGCGCTGGCAAGGATCAAGCTCGGGATGCAGGAGCAGCTCTTCCTGGGCAACCTCGATGCCAAGCGCGATTGGGGCCATGCCCGCGACTACGTGGAAGCCCAGTGGCTGATGCTGCAGCAGGACCGTCCGGAAGATTTCGTGATTGCCAGCGGCATCCAGTACAGCGTGCGCGATTTCGTGGATGCCGCTGCGAAGGAAATGGGCATGTCGCTGTCCTGGCAGGGCGAAGGTATCGATGAAAAGGGCTACGACGAGGCCGGCCGGCTGCGCGTGAGCGTGGATCCGAGGTATTTCCGGCCCACGGAGGTGGAGACGCTGCTGGGCGACCCGTCGAAGGCCCGCGAGGCGCTGGGCTGGGTGCCTCGCACTTCGTTCGGAGACCTGGTGCGCGAGATGGCCCAGGCGGACCTCAAGATGGCCGAGCGCGACCAGCTGTGCCGGGACCAGGGTTTCCTGCGCGGCGGCAGGGCTTGA
- a CDS encoding UDP-N-acetylglucosamine 2-epimerase: MHYKNIYFFIGTTAELIKMMPVMQVCWRRGIPFQLVASGQNDIRHSELLALVGKKAPDLVLFEGEIRKSAVSLLLWFFRTLLRSVGRLRRHMRQLPGSNVVVVHGDTVSTVMGALLAKVLRTDVAHVEAGLRSFNYLHPFPEEIDRVITSRLADIHFCPNDWSMRNLGRLGGEKIDTGDNTLRDALAIAQSSGGSRENPVQGQEGPYFVFVLHRQENLFNERLVRSLVEKAIRQSRKTPCVFILHHLTEVALARLGLLDRLKAEPRIRLARRMPYMDFMKVLGGAEYVVTDGGSNQEECYYLGKPCLILRNVTERTEGLGENAVLSKLDEATIDRFLENPAAYMRVPTPVQVSASEVIVNRLSLQETGAGAEFGKKS; encoded by the coding sequence GTGCATTACAAGAACATCTATTTCTTCATCGGAACCACGGCTGAGCTGATCAAGATGATGCCCGTCATGCAGGTGTGCTGGCGGCGCGGCATTCCGTTCCAGCTGGTGGCCTCGGGCCAGAACGATATCCGGCACAGCGAGCTGCTGGCGCTGGTCGGCAAGAAGGCGCCGGATCTCGTTCTGTTCGAAGGGGAGATCCGCAAGAGCGCGGTCTCGCTGCTGCTGTGGTTCTTCCGGACGCTCCTGCGCTCGGTGGGGCGGCTTCGGCGCCACATGCGGCAACTACCGGGTTCGAATGTCGTCGTCGTGCATGGAGACACGGTATCGACGGTCATGGGCGCATTGCTCGCGAAGGTGCTCAGGACGGACGTCGCCCACGTGGAGGCCGGCCTGCGTTCGTTCAACTATCTCCATCCGTTTCCGGAGGAGATCGACCGGGTGATCACGTCGCGGCTGGCGGACATCCATTTCTGCCCCAACGACTGGTCGATGCGCAACCTCGGCCGGCTGGGCGGGGAGAAGATCGACACGGGCGACAACACGCTGCGTGATGCGCTGGCGATCGCGCAGTCGTCCGGTGGCTCCCGGGAAAATCCCGTCCAGGGGCAGGAAGGGCCGTACTTCGTCTTCGTGCTGCACCGGCAGGAAAACCTGTTCAACGAGCGCCTGGTCAGAAGCCTTGTCGAGAAGGCCATCCGGCAATCACGGAAAACCCCCTGTGTCTTCATCCTGCACCACCTCACCGAGGTGGCTCTGGCGCGCCTGGGGCTTCTCGACCGGTTGAAGGCGGAGCCCCGCATCCGGCTCGCCAGGCGCATGCCCTACATGGACTTCATGAAGGTTCTGGGCGGCGCGGAATACGTGGTGACCGATGGCGGCTCGAACCAGGAGGAGTGCTACTACCTCGGGAAGCCATGCCTCATCCTGAGGAATGTGACCGAGAGGACGGAAGGTCTGGGGGAGAACGCTGTCCTCAGCAAGCTTGATGAAGCCACCATCGACCGGTTCCTCGAAAATCCTGCGGCCTACATGCGCGTCCCCACGCCGGTGCAGGTCAGCGCGAGCGAAGTGATCGTCAATCGACTGTCACTCCAGGAAACGGGTGCCGGCGCAGAGTTCGGAAAGAAAAGCTGA
- the rffA gene encoding dTDP-4-amino-4,6-dideoxygalactose transaminase, which yields MESIPFNKPFMTGRELDYIQQAVASGKISGNGGFTRRCHAFMKERFGFRSTLLTSSCTDALEMSALLSDIEPGDEVIMPSFTFVSTANAFVLRGARVVFADSGSREPNMDCATVEALITPRTKAIVPVHYAGVACDMDPLLELARRHDLMIVEDAAQAIDSYYKGRPLGGIGDLGAFSFHETKNIISGEGGMLCVNSAALELRAEIVWEKGTNRSAFWRGEVDKYGWVDIGSSFLPSDVTAAFLFAQLEQLRTIQDRRLAIWAQYHDQLQVLAERGILSLPFVPGYATNNAHMFYIVCGSLEERSRLIEHLKSAGIHAVFHYQSLHSSPYYAGLHDGRPLPNCDRYTDALLRLPLFYELEDAQVARITSAIRDFYL from the coding sequence TTTCACGCGCCGGTGCCATGCATTCATGAAGGAGCGGTTCGGCTTCCGGAGCACCCTGCTGACTTCTTCGTGCACCGACGCCCTGGAAATGTCTGCGCTGCTCAGCGACATCGAGCCGGGTGACGAGGTCATCATGCCGTCGTTCACCTTCGTGTCCACGGCCAATGCGTTCGTCCTCCGTGGTGCTCGCGTCGTCTTCGCCGACAGCGGCTCGCGGGAGCCCAACATGGATTGCGCGACGGTCGAGGCGCTGATCACGCCCCGGACCAAGGCCATCGTTCCCGTCCACTATGCGGGAGTCGCCTGCGACATGGACCCGTTGCTGGAGCTTGCCCGCAGGCACGATCTGATGATCGTGGAGGATGCCGCGCAGGCCATCGATTCCTATTACAAGGGACGGCCGCTGGGAGGGATCGGAGACCTGGGGGCCTTTTCGTTCCACGAAACGAAGAACATCATTTCCGGCGAAGGCGGCATGCTTTGCGTGAACAGCGCCGCGCTGGAACTGCGCGCGGAGATCGTGTGGGAAAAGGGCACCAACCGCTCAGCCTTCTGGCGGGGCGAGGTGGACAAGTACGGCTGGGTGGATATCGGCTCGTCGTTCCTGCCGTCGGATGTCACCGCTGCATTCCTTTTCGCGCAGCTCGAGCAATTGCGCACGATCCAGGACCGGCGCCTGGCGATCTGGGCGCAGTACCACGACCAGTTGCAGGTCCTGGCGGAGCGGGGCATCCTGTCGTTGCCTTTCGTGCCCGGGTATGCCACCAACAATGCGCACATGTTCTATATCGTGTGTGGCAGCCTGGAAGAGCGCTCGCGGCTGATCGAGCACCTGAAGTCGGCCGGCATCCACGCCGTATTCCACTACCAGAGCCTGCACAGCAGTCCCTATTACGCAGGCCTCCACGATGGGCGGCCGTTGCCGAATTGCGATCGCTACACCGATGCCCTGCTGAGGCTCCCTCTGTTCTACGAACTGGAAGATGCGCAGGTGGCCCGGATCACTTCCGCGATCCGCGATTTCTATCTCTGA
- a CDS encoding oligosaccharide flippase family protein encodes MADSPEQAPLGRKLLSSSGYLFITSILGGVLGYAYSVAMGRMLGPQEYGLLGALMALVPILSVPVSTMNIAMARLFSRHLALHGSGDVRAIFWRNQLWLLGLGLCGIGAFALMALPLQKTLRSPSLLPVVFIGLNLFLMLLLPVANALAQARHHFGFIALLNVLGPLAKLVGSAALVAIGWGVQGAALGLALASGFLAAYSIAYCWRRLDVPLSLSNPVDRVGLGELFPVLLATLSFNFLFQVDVLLAKAFFDAERAGYYAAAATLGKAVMYLPSAVVVPLLPMAAAGTALKNETGHLLVKAIGMTMVMTVAGAVFYWLFAEQVTVLLFGEAYRSASGILRWYGWAMVPVALIMVLEHYLLAQGRLLFAYLVFSAAPFLAYAAWHFRSDPIHLVWVMLVTGVAILVLAAVFWMAAGRSKIGRTVVSMFRGSSDA; translated from the coding sequence ATGGCCGATTCGCCGGAGCAGGCGCCTCTCGGGCGGAAGCTGCTGAGTTCATCCGGTTATCTTTTCATCACGTCCATTCTGGGCGGGGTTCTCGGGTATGCCTATTCCGTCGCCATGGGACGGATGCTGGGGCCGCAGGAATATGGCCTGCTCGGCGCGCTGATGGCGCTGGTCCCCATTCTCAGCGTCCCGGTCTCCACGATGAACATCGCCATGGCCCGGCTTTTCTCGCGGCATCTGGCGCTCCACGGGAGCGGCGATGTGCGCGCGATCTTCTGGAGGAACCAGTTGTGGCTGCTCGGACTGGGACTGTGCGGAATCGGCGCCTTCGCATTGATGGCGCTGCCCCTGCAGAAAACGCTTCGCTCTCCGAGCCTGCTGCCCGTGGTCTTCATCGGGCTGAACCTGTTCCTGATGCTGCTGCTGCCTGTGGCCAATGCGCTGGCCCAGGCGCGCCACCATTTCGGGTTCATCGCGCTGCTGAATGTGCTGGGGCCGCTCGCCAAGCTGGTCGGCAGCGCGGCGCTGGTAGCGATCGGCTGGGGCGTGCAGGGTGCGGCGCTGGGCCTGGCGCTGGCCAGCGGATTCCTCGCCGCCTACAGCATCGCCTACTGCTGGCGCAGGCTCGACGTGCCCCTGAGCCTGTCCAATCCCGTGGACCGGGTGGGGCTCGGGGAGTTGTTCCCCGTGCTGCTGGCAACCCTGTCCTTCAATTTCCTGTTCCAGGTGGACGTGCTGCTGGCGAAGGCCTTCTTCGATGCGGAAAGGGCCGGGTACTATGCGGCCGCGGCCACCCTGGGCAAGGCCGTGATGTACCTGCCTTCCGCAGTGGTGGTGCCGCTGCTGCCCATGGCTGCGGCCGGAACGGCCCTGAAGAACGAGACGGGCCACCTGCTGGTGAAGGCGATCGGGATGACCATGGTCATGACGGTGGCCGGAGCCGTCTTCTACTGGCTGTTCGCGGAGCAGGTCACGGTGCTGCTTTTTGGCGAGGCTTACCGGAGCGCGTCGGGCATTCTGCGCTGGTACGGATGGGCGATGGTGCCTGTGGCGCTGATCATGGTGCTGGAGCATTACCTGCTCGCCCAGGGGCGGCTGCTTTTCGCCTATCTGGTGTTTTCCGCCGCGCCCTTTCTCGCCTACGCGGCGTGGCATTTCAGGAGCGATCCCATCCACCTTGTGTGGGTGATGCTGGTGACCGGCGTGGCGATCCTGGTGCTGGCGGCGGTGTTCTGGATGGCGGCGGGCCGCTCGAAGATCGGGCGGACCGTGGTTTCAATGTTCAGGGGTTCATCGGATGCATGA
- a CDS encoding DegT/DnrJ/EryC1/StrS family aminotransferase — translation MTAANSYPLASTTWDDEEYASLQDVIASGMFTMGPRVAAFEREFAEYVGSRHAVMVSSGSAANLIMVAALFYRKQGRRLSRGDEVIVPAVSWSTTYYPLYQYGLRLKFVDIDRETLNYDLEQLEAAITPATRLVMAVNLLGNPNAFDRIAEMLEGRDIDLIEDNCESMGAVFQGRQAGTHGLMGTFSSFFSHHISTMEGGLVVTDDEELHHLLICLRAHGWTRNLPKFNHVCGEKSDDPFQESFRFVLPGYNVRPLEMSGALGSAQLRKLPGMVQVRRENARKFQVLMEEFPMLGTQKEIGDSSWFGFSMVLAEDAPFGREQLVAALQAHSIDCRPIVAGNFAKNEVMSWFDHEIHGRLVNADWIDQHGLFIGNHHYPLDAEFQLLRDALRTLVR, via the coding sequence ATGACAGCAGCAAACAGCTATCCCCTGGCGAGTACGACCTGGGACGACGAGGAATATGCCTCCCTGCAGGATGTGATCGCGTCCGGCATGTTCACCATGGGCCCCCGTGTGGCGGCCTTCGAACGGGAGTTCGCGGAGTACGTCGGCAGCCGGCATGCCGTGATGGTGAGCTCCGGATCCGCGGCCAATCTGATCATGGTGGCGGCGCTGTTCTACCGCAAGCAGGGGCGGCGGCTGTCCCGGGGCGACGAGGTGATCGTGCCGGCCGTGTCATGGAGCACGACCTACTATCCCCTCTACCAATACGGGCTCAGGCTCAAGTTCGTGGATATCGACAGGGAGACGCTGAACTACGACCTGGAGCAGCTGGAAGCCGCCATCACGCCTGCCACGCGGCTGGTGATGGCTGTGAACCTGCTCGGCAACCCCAATGCCTTTGACCGGATCGCCGAGATGCTGGAGGGGCGTGACATCGACCTGATCGAGGACAACTGCGAATCAATGGGCGCCGTGTTCCAGGGGCGCCAGGCAGGCACCCACGGACTGATGGGCACGTTCAGTTCGTTCTTCAGCCACCACATTTCCACGATGGAGGGAGGACTGGTGGTGACGGACGACGAAGAGTTGCACCACCTGCTCATCTGCCTGAGAGCGCATGGCTGGACGCGCAACCTTCCGAAGTTCAACCATGTCTGCGGCGAGAAGTCGGACGATCCCTTCCAGGAGTCCTTTCGTTTCGTGCTGCCCGGCTACAACGTCCGGCCGCTGGAGATGAGTGGTGCGCTGGGCTCCGCGCAACTGCGCAAGCTGCCAGGCATGGTGCAGGTCCGCCGCGAGAACGCGCGCAAATTCCAGGTCCTGATGGAGGAGTTCCCGATGCTGGGAACACAGAAGGAGATCGGGGACAGCAGCTGGTTCGGCTTCAGCATGGTGCTCGCGGAAGATGCACCGTTCGGGCGCGAGCAACTGGTGGCGGCGTTGCAAGCCCACAGCATCGACTGCCGCCCCATCGTCGCGGGCAACTTCGCAAAGAACGAGGTGATGTCGTGGTTCGATCATGAGATCCACGGCCGGCTGGTCAATGCCGACTGGATCGACCAGCACGGGCTGTTCATCGGCAACCACCACTACCCGCTGGATGCAGAGTTCCAGCTGCTGCGCGACGCACTGCGCACGCTGGTGCGCTGA